Proteins from a genomic interval of Thiovulum sp. ES:
- a CDS encoding hypothetical protein (PFAM: Domain of unknown function (DUF2357); Protein of unknown function (DUF524)), whose translation MSAIQFFYFNERVEFDNQISQDYVSSLHKKGKISVSENSIFLKDFCGYLGDTLYVPKKIQHLLNLESDFEYEKLFSNLFKELVQNFNDELLFQLFPTRLGLVKTSSHGKGSLLFQLNTLLEFRDITMFSLNIIAKRPHKTLIENEEYRAFDTISYIDDRLLLDSLQNPQNWYENSPRKPQEMLQYHNFESVDTVENRFIKFFLNELSEIVEKLVKFTKDIPIQKILISSLKYEIENFRNDFPLDEVGTMKFIPYSSQVLLKRDGYRELFDLYHRLYFSFRPSFLDSLDTAISLKDISSLWEYYVFIQLIELFGEIKWESFKSGLKVKEEEYEKAYIEFKSGAKIYYQHVFNSYSGILFRPDFYIEYNKKTFVIDAKFRVVDSNRTEILKNMHYYKDGLGLTSSIAIVIGNRMGGEVFSENGEKKSVSSLSEIIFAEGVGYFNIDLNTLL comes from the coding sequence ATGAGTGCAATTCAATTTTTCTATTTTAATGAGAGAGTTGAGTTCGACAATCAGATAAGTCAAGACTATGTTTCTTCCCTGCATAAAAAAGGAAAGATTTCAGTATCAGAAAACAGTATTTTTTTAAAAGATTTCTGCGGTTATCTTGGTGATACACTCTATGTTCCAAAAAAGATTCAGCATCTTTTAAATTTGGAATCTGATTTTGAGTATGAAAAACTGTTTTCAAATCTTTTTAAAGAGCTTGTTCAAAACTTTAATGATGAGTTGCTTTTTCAACTTTTTCCAACTAGATTAGGACTCGTAAAAACCTCATCGCACGGTAAAGGCAGTCTGCTTTTTCAACTAAATACCTTGCTTGAATTTAGAGATATTACGATGTTTTCACTAAATATAATTGCAAAAAGACCACATAAAACTCTTATTGAAAATGAAGAGTATAGGGCTTTTGATACAATTTCATATATTGATGATCGTCTGCTTTTGGATTCATTACAAAATCCGCAAAATTGGTATGAAAATTCTCCACGAAAACCGCAAGAGATGTTGCAATATCACAATTTTGAAAGTGTAGATACCGTAGAGAATCGTTTTATAAAATTTTTTCTAAATGAACTTTCTGAAATCGTGGAGAAACTCGTAAAATTTACAAAAGATATTCCAATTCAGAAAATCCTTATTAGCAGTCTTAAATATGAGATAGAGAATTTCCGAAATGATTTTCCTCTCGATGAGGTTGGAACAATGAAATTTATTCCTTACAGCTCTCAAGTTTTGTTAAAACGAGATGGGTATCGAGAACTTTTTGATCTATATCATCGGCTATATTTCTCGTTCCGTCCCTCTTTTTTAGATTCTCTTGACACCGCAATTTCATTAAAAGATATTTCATCGCTTTGGGAATATTATGTTTTTATTCAACTTATAGAGCTTTTTGGTGAAATTAAGTGGGAGAGTTTTAAAAGCGGTTTAAAAGTGAAAGAGGAAGAGTATGAAAAAGCCTATATTGAATTTAAGAGTGGTGCAAAAATCTACTATCAACATGTTTTTAATTCATACAGCGGAATCCTTTTCCGTCCAGATTTCTATATTGAATACAACAAAAAGACTTTTGTCATTGATGCAAAATTTCGTGTTGTTGATAGCAATCGAACTGAAATTTTAAAAAATATGCACTACTATAAAGATGGACTTGGGCTAACTTCGTCAATAGCAATTGTTATTGGAAATCGAATGGGCGGAGAAGTGTTTAGTGAAAATGGCGAAAAGAAAAGTGTATCTTCACTTTCTGAAATAATTTTCGCAGAAGGTGTTGGATATTTCAATATTGATTTAAACACTCTACTTTAA
- a CDS encoding transcription-repair coupling factor (superfamily II helicase) (PFAM: Helicase conserved C-terminal domain; TRCF domain; CarD-like/TRCF domain; DEAD/DEAH box helicase~TIGRFAM: transcription-repair coupling factor (mfd)) yields the protein MTRLQKNLLEFLEDKNRIDILITSNNSENFQAEQVLKYLKISFTTLPDFRAVEFDDLISYREEILQIQTAIWKHSKNGGVLIIPQRTMQNPIPKANLLKSKKISFGEEFQIDLEDFGYKKVDIVLERGEFLENGNGLDIFPINTENPYRIKFEGSEISHIQEFSELTQRFIGDEVEDFELVPAIPQIAPHRKIEIENKILNSEFNTRTPDFESFGLWFLNEEETFKIPQKASIRNLSDLPDAVGFYDIEFETKQARKKKSKIILDELEIGEYVVHSDYGIGLFEGLSRERVLGVEQDFVRMKYQGDSHLLVPIGNLHYLSRYISSTGKVPKVDKLGKGGFSKKSGKVRGKLAEIAKYIVDLSAKRRLISAPKIAQIDLKPLQRESGFKYTEDQEDSIFEITEGLQKGFPMDHLLIGDVGFGKTEVALNTIYFVAKNGFQSAFVVPTTILAKQHFDTLKIRLKNFGIQIAHIDRFTKLKEKREIQKKVESGEIDLVIGTHAILTFKFKNLALFIVDEEHKFGVKQKSQLQELYVNTHLLSMSATPIPRTLHQALSQIKTISKLETPPKERIGTRTFVKNYDEVAIKDAILRELKRNGQVFYIFNSIAEIENKKSEILRILPNLQIAVLHSKVPAKQMEDEIDKFTNNEYRILLATSIVGAGIHIPNVNTIIIEGADRFGIADLHQLRGRVGRSDREGFCHLFVEDFSEISEKAEQRLLALEKNSSLGVGSNLAKQDLEIRGGGNIAGESQSGHIDDVGYSLYIRMLEKEIEKLSKSGEVFQRKGVDIQLKIETYISTDLIPDDRIRLDIYRRVTNAENLSDVDEVEDEVFERFGKLDQITKQFFDIVKIRILSERKNISGVSNSGNKIYFTKLSGEREMISAETRDHDDILKAVFQFLEKS from the coding sequence ATGACAAGACTTCAAAAAAACCTTTTAGAATTTTTAGAAGACAAAAATAGAATTGATATTTTAATTACATCAAACAACAGTGAAAATTTTCAGGCAGAACAAGTTTTGAAATATTTAAAAATTTCATTCACAACCTTGCCCGATTTTCGAGCGGTGGAATTTGATGATTTGATAAGTTATCGAGAAGAAATTCTTCAAATTCAGACAGCGATTTGGAAACATTCAAAAAATGGTGGAGTTTTAATAATTCCGCAGAGAACAATGCAAAATCCAATTCCCAAAGCAAATTTATTAAAAAGTAAAAAAATATCATTTGGAGAAGAGTTTCAAATCGATTTAGAAGATTTTGGATATAAAAAAGTTGATATTGTTTTGGAGCGAGGCGAATTTTTAGAAAACGGGAACGGGCTTGATATTTTTCCGATAAATACGGAAAATCCGTATCGAATAAAATTTGAAGGTTCTGAAATTTCCCATATTCAAGAATTTAGCGAATTGACTCAAAGATTTATTGGTGATGAGGTCGAGGATTTTGAGTTAGTTCCTGCAATTCCACAAATTGCACCTCATCGTAAAATTGAGATTGAAAACAAAATTCTGAACAGTGAATTCAATACAAGAACTCCAGATTTTGAATCTTTTGGACTTTGGTTTTTAAATGAAGAAGAGACTTTTAAAATTCCGCAAAAAGCAAGTATCAGAAATCTGAGTGATTTGCCTGATGCTGTTGGATTTTATGACATCGAGTTTGAGACAAAACAGGCACGAAAAAAGAAGAGTAAAATTATTCTTGATGAGTTAGAAATTGGCGAATATGTTGTCCATTCCGATTATGGAATTGGACTTTTTGAGGGACTTTCTCGTGAAAGAGTTTTGGGAGTCGAACAAGATTTTGTCCGAATGAAATATCAAGGCGATTCTCACTTGCTTGTTCCAATTGGAAATCTTCACTATCTTTCGCGATACATCTCTTCGACTGGAAAAGTTCCAAAAGTTGATAAATTAGGAAAAGGTGGTTTCTCAAAAAAGAGCGGAAAAGTTCGTGGGAAATTGGCAGAAATTGCAAAATATATTGTTGATTTGAGTGCAAAACGGCGATTGATTTCCGCACCAAAAATTGCACAAATTGATTTAAAACCGCTCCAACGAGAATCTGGATTTAAATACACGGAAGACCAAGAAGATAGTATTTTTGAAATTACAGAGGGACTCCAAAAAGGTTTTCCGATGGATCATCTTTTGATTGGAGATGTTGGTTTTGGAAAAACGGAAGTTGCCTTGAATACCATATATTTTGTGGCAAAAAACGGTTTTCAAAGTGCTTTTGTCGTTCCGACAACAATTCTTGCAAAACAGCATTTTGATACTTTAAAAATTCGACTCAAAAATTTTGGAATTCAAATTGCACATATTGACCGTTTCACAAAATTGAAAGAGAAAAGAGAAATCCAAAAAAAAGTTGAAAGTGGAGAAATCGATTTAGTGATTGGAACACATGCGATTTTGACTTTTAAATTTAAAAACTTGGCACTTTTTATTGTTGATGAAGAACACAAATTTGGAGTGAAACAGAAAAGCCAATTACAGGAACTTTATGTAAATACACATTTGCTTTCAATGAGTGCAACACCGATTCCGCGAACTCTCCACCAAGCTCTTTCACAAATTAAGACAATTTCAAAATTGGAAACTCCACCAAAGGAGAGAATTGGAACTCGAACTTTTGTCAAAAATTACGATGAGGTCGCAATTAAAGATGCAATCTTACGAGAGTTGAAACGAAACGGACAAGTTTTTTATATTTTTAATTCGATTGCTGAAATTGAGAATAAGAAAAGTGAAATTTTAAGAATATTGCCAAATTTACAAATTGCTGTTTTGCACTCAAAAGTTCCTGCTAAACAGATGGAAGATGAAATTGATAAATTTACAAATAACGAATATCGGATACTTTTAGCGACATCAATTGTTGGTGCGGGGATTCATATTCCAAATGTGAATACTATTATTATTGAGGGTGCAGATCGTTTTGGAATTGCGGATTTACATCAACTTCGTGGGCGAGTTGGTCGGAGTGATCGAGAGGGATTCTGTCATCTTTTTGTCGAGGATTTTTCTGAAATTTCTGAAAAAGCAGAACAGAGATTACTTGCACTTGAAAAAAATAGTTCGCTTGGGGTCGGTTCAAATTTGGCAAAGCAGGATTTAGAAATTCGTGGCGGTGGAAATATTGCGGGAGAGTCTCAAAGCGGACATATTGATGATGTTGGCTATTCGCTTTATATCAGAATGCTTGAAAAGGAGATCGAAAAACTATCAAAAAGTGGTGAGGTTTTTCAGCGAAAAGGTGTGGATATTCAGCTCAAAATCGAAACTTATATTTCAACTGATTTAATTCCAGACGACCGAATCCGACTCGATATTTACCGACGAGTTACAAATGCTGAAAATCTTTCTGATGTCGATGAGGTCGAAGATGAAGTTTTTGAACGATTTGGAAAACTAGACCAAATCACAAAACAATTTTTTGACATTGTAAAAATTAGGATTCTTTCTGAACGAAAAAATATTTCTGGAGTTTCAAACAGTGGAAATAAAATCTACTTTACAAAATTGAGTGGAGAACGGGAAATGATTTCTGCGGAAACTCGAGATCACGACGATATTTTGAAAGCAGTTTTTCAATTTCTCGAAAAAAGTTGA